A genome region from Brassica oleracea var. oleracea cultivar TO1000 chromosome C2, BOL, whole genome shotgun sequence includes the following:
- the LOC106327190 gene encoding calcium-dependent protein kinase 12-like — translation MASESRTRWVLPYKTKNLRDDYVLGRVLGQGQYGTTSLCTHKETGQKLACKTIPKRKLLCQEDYDDVLREIQIMHHLSEYPNVVRIQETYEDDTSVHLVMELCEGGELFDRIAQKGHYSERDAAKVIKTIVSVVEACHSLGVVHRDLKPENFLFSSTDEDSSLKSTDFGLSAFFKPGATFTDLVGSAYYVAPEVLNRHYGRECDVWSAGVILYILLCGFPPFNAGTKYGIFRKIRQGNVEFETSPWPSISESAKDLIGKMLESNPHKRLTAHQVLCHPWIVDDTVAPDKPLDFAVVSRLKRFSAMNKLKKTALRVVAERLSEEEIGGLKELFKMIDTDNSGTITFEELKDSIRRVGSELVESEIKELLEAADVDESGTIDYGEFLAATIHLNKLEREENLVNAFSFFDKDASGCITMDELQQAWNQFGIKDSHLDEMIKAIDQDNDGQINYREFVEMMRKGNGDSDGISRRTMRNTLNFENPIPDESNE, via the exons ATGGCCAGTGAATCAAGAACCAGATGGGTTCTCCCTTACAAGACCAAAAACCTGAGAGACGATTACGTTCTTGGTCGTGTCCTCGGACAAGGACAGTATGGAACCACTTCCCTCTGCACCCACAAGGAGACAGGTCAAAAGCTTGCCTGCAAAACTATCCCCAAGAGGAAGCTCCTCTGCCAAGAAGACTACGACGACGTTTTAAGGGAGATCCAGATAATGCATCACTTGTCTGAATACCCCAACGTTGTCAGGATACAAGAAACGTACGAGGATGATACCAGCGTCCACCTTGTGATGGAGCTTTGCGAAGGCGGTGAGTTGTTTGATAGAATCGCGCAGAAAGGTCATTACAGTGAGAGAGATGCGGCTAAGGTCATCAAGACCATTGTCAGCGTCGTTGAGGCTTGTCACTCTCTTGGTGTTGTGCATAGAGATCTTAAGCCTGAGAACTTCTTGTTCTCTTCAACTGATGAAGACTCTTCTCTTAAATCTACTGACTTTGGCCTCTCTGCTTTCTTCAAACCAG GTGCAACGTTTACAGACCTTGTTGGAAGTGCATACTATGTGGCACCTGAGGTTTTAAATAGGCATTACGGCCGTGAATGTGACGTGTGGAGTGCTGGAGTTATCCTCTACATTCTATTATGTGGTTTCCCTCCTTTCAATGCTG GAACTAAATATGGGATCTTCAGAAAGATTAGACAGGGTAACGTGGAGTTTGAGACCAGTCCTTGGCCTAGCATTTCAGAGAGTGCCAAGGATCTTATTGGGAAGATGCTTGAGAGCAATCCGCACAAAAGGCTAACTGCTCATCAAGTCTTGT GTCACCCTTGGATTGTGGATGATACGGTTGCTCCAGATAAACCACTGGACTTTGCAGTTGTGTCTCGCCTGAAAAGGTTCTCTGCAATGAACAAACTCAAGAAGACGGCTTTACGCGTAGTTGCAGAGAGACTATCTGAGGAAGAGATCGGTGGGCTCAAAGAACTGTTCAAGATGATAGACACAGACAACAGTGGAACCATCACGTTTGAAGAGTTGAAAGACAGTATCAGACGTGTTGGATCAGAGCTTGTGGAATCAGAGATCAAAGAACTCTTGGAAGCA GCTGATGTTGATGAGAGTGGAACAATTGACTATGGAGAGTTCTTGGCTGCAACAATCCACTTGAACAAGCTGGAGAGAGAGGAGAATCTAGTGAATGCATTCTCTTTCTTTGACAAAGATGCAAGTGGTTGCATCACTATGGATGAACTCCAACAGGCTTGGAACCAGTTTGGTATAAAAGATTCACATCTTGATGAAATGATCAAAGCCATTGATCAAGACAAT GATGGACAAATAAATTATAGAGAGTTTGTGGAAATGATGAGGAAAGGCAATGGTGACAGTGATGGGATCAGCAGGAGAACAATGAGGAACACTCTCAACTTTGAGAATCCTATTCCTGATGAGTCTAATGAATGA